A stretch of Geobacter sp. DNA encodes these proteins:
- a CDS encoding TlyA family rRNA (cytidine-2'-O)-methyltransferase translates to MNPKKERLDKLLVERGLAPSRERARALIMAGLVVVGDHVETKAGHSVAAETEIRLKGADHPFVSRGGLKLQQALDAFHIDVTGAVGLDVGASTGGFTDCLLQRGARKVYAVDVGYGQLAWSLRQDERVVNLEKTNIRYLEPARLDEIPDLAVIDASFISLDKILPHVIMLIKPTGRIVALIKPQFEVGRGEVGKGGVVRDEEKHRAVVAKVTQLAGSLSLCVIGVVESPIQGPKGNREFLIYLVRDGENIGQCTEHA, encoded by the coding sequence GTGAACCCGAAGAAGGAACGGCTCGACAAACTGCTTGTGGAACGTGGACTGGCGCCTTCTCGCGAACGGGCTCGTGCCCTCATCATGGCGGGTCTGGTGGTTGTTGGCGATCATGTTGAGACAAAGGCCGGACACTCGGTCGCAGCGGAGACGGAGATCCGCTTGAAAGGGGCGGACCATCCGTTTGTGAGCCGGGGTGGCCTCAAACTGCAGCAAGCTCTCGATGCATTTCATATCGATGTGACAGGGGCGGTGGGCCTCGACGTGGGGGCATCCACCGGAGGCTTCACCGACTGCCTGCTGCAGCGCGGCGCGCGAAAGGTCTACGCCGTCGATGTCGGCTACGGCCAGTTGGCGTGGAGCCTTCGTCAGGATGAGCGGGTTGTGAACCTCGAAAAAACCAATATCCGCTATCTTGAACCGGCGCGACTCGACGAAATCCCTGACCTGGCAGTGATCGACGCCTCATTTATATCGCTCGACAAGATTCTTCCGCACGTTATAATGCTAATCAAGCCCACGGGGCGGATAGTTGCGCTCATCAAGCCCCAGTTCGAGGTCGGCAGGGGAGAAGTGGGGAAGGGGGGCGTGGTTCGTGATGAAGAGAAGCACCGGGCGGTCGTTGCCAAGGTGACGCAGCTTGCCGGGTCTCTCTCTCTGTGCGTCATCGGGGTCGTTGAATCGCCGATCCAGGGACCGAAAGGAAACCGGGAGTTTTTGATCTACCTTGTCAGAGATGGCGAAAACATTGGTCAGTGCACTGAGCACGCATGA
- a CDS encoding HIT domain-containing protein, giving the protein MEDCIFCKIVDGRLPAKKVYEDELIIAIEDISPVAPVHLLLIPKRHFVNSLDMQVSDRELVGHIFLVAAEIARSKGIAENGFRIVNNNNAGAGQSVFHIHFHLLAGRTFTWPPG; this is encoded by the coding sequence ATGGAGGACTGCATATTTTGTAAAATCGTTGATGGAAGACTGCCGGCAAAAAAGGTGTACGAAGACGAACTGATCATAGCTATAGAAGACATATCCCCTGTGGCACCTGTCCATCTGCTGCTCATTCCCAAGCGCCATTTTGTCAATTCCCTTGATATGCAGGTTTCCGACCGGGAACTGGTCGGCCATATCTTCCTGGTCGCTGCCGAAATTGCCCGTAGCAAGGGAATAGCAGAGAATGGCTTCCGGATCGTCAATAACAATAACGCCGGTGCCGGTCAATCGGTATTCCACATACATTTCCATCTGTTGGCAGGTCGAACGTTCACCTGGCCTCCGGGCTAG
- a CDS encoding DUF4124 domain-containing protein produces MRASVLIAVLMTVIMAVPSMAAIYTWEDERGVVNFAEDYGKIPQKFRKKARIVGEDSADETLESESSAPNVKEKPRTSDGLPKEVSPAASDSRKVFGGKDERVWQQEFAMLKAELKSIQDQIDAVNARLAKSDQMSRSEYRILENTRKLLEEQQLAAKNRFEKLSADAQKAGVPPDLR; encoded by the coding sequence ATGAGAGCATCAGTGCTGATTGCCGTTCTCATGACCGTTATTATGGCTGTGCCGTCCATGGCAGCCATCTATACCTGGGAAGATGAACGGGGAGTGGTTAATTTTGCGGAGGATTATGGCAAAATTCCGCAGAAGTTCCGGAAAAAGGCGCGAATCGTCGGCGAGGATTCTGCCGATGAGACATTAGAGAGTGAATCTTCTGCACCGAACGTCAAGGAGAAGCCCAGGACGTCCGATGGTCTGCCCAAAGAGGTGTCTCCAGCAGCTTCTGACAGCAGGAAAGTCTTTGGTGGAAAGGACGAACGTGTGTGGCAACAGGAGTTTGCCATGCTCAAGGCAGAATTGAAATCTATCCAGGACCAGATCGATGCGGTCAATGCCCGGCTTGCCAAATCCGATCAGATGTCGCGTTCCGAATACCGGATATTGGAAAATACGAGAAAACTGCTGGAAGAACAGCAGCTTGCCGCTAAGAACAGGTTTGAGAAATTGAGTGCAGATGCTCAAAAGGCGGGGGTGCCGCCAGATCTTCGCTGA
- a CDS encoding divalent metal cation transporter: MFTGISLLKFFKPLGKVNRKNILLFLAILGPGVITANVDNDAGGITTYSLAGAHFGHTILWVMIPTTVALVVIQEMCARMGAVTGKGLSDLIRETYGVKVTFYVMVALLLTNLGNSVSEFAGIAASLEIFGISKYLSVPSGALLVWLLIVKGSYRLVEKVFLVACMVYIAYPIAAFMAKPDWHTIMTATIVPTIKSDSAYLMTIIGLVGTTIAPWMQFYQQSSVVEKGITIEHYGFSRLDVFIGCIMAIVVAFFIVVACASTIHTQGLRIETAADAAVALKPLVGNYAASLFAFGLFNASLFAACILPLSTTYYICEGMGWESGIDKDFREAPQFFWLFTFIIILSAALILIPNTPLITIMFLSQVVNGVMLPFVLIFILLLVNNKRLMQKYRNGIIFNIIAWTTVVIMIILTLLMTLDMIIPNAINMLFAL, from the coding sequence ATGTTCACCGGCATCAGTCTGCTGAAATTTTTCAAGCCCCTGGGAAAGGTCAACAGAAAGAACATCCTGCTCTTTCTGGCCATACTCGGCCCCGGTGTCATAACTGCCAACGTCGACAACGACGCCGGCGGGATTACCACCTATTCCCTTGCCGGGGCGCATTTTGGCCATACCATCCTCTGGGTGATGATCCCCACGACTGTTGCGCTGGTGGTGATCCAGGAGATGTGCGCCCGGATGGGCGCTGTTACCGGCAAAGGCCTTTCCGACCTGATCCGGGAAACCTACGGTGTCAAGGTCACCTTTTACGTCATGGTTGCCCTGCTCCTCACCAACCTCGGCAATTCAGTATCGGAGTTTGCCGGGATTGCTGCCAGCCTTGAAATATTCGGCATCAGCAAATATCTGTCCGTTCCCTCCGGAGCCTTGCTGGTCTGGCTGCTCATCGTCAAAGGATCGTACCGGCTGGTTGAAAAGGTCTTTCTGGTTGCCTGCATGGTCTATATCGCATACCCCATTGCGGCATTCATGGCAAAACCGGACTGGCATACAATCATGACTGCAACAATTGTCCCCACGATCAAATCTGACAGTGCCTACCTGATGACCATCATTGGCCTCGTCGGCACCACCATTGCCCCGTGGATGCAGTTCTACCAGCAGTCATCGGTGGTCGAAAAGGGAATTACCATCGAACACTACGGGTTCTCCCGGCTCGATGTATTCATCGGATGTATCATGGCCATAGTGGTCGCATTCTTTATCGTTGTTGCCTGCGCATCGACCATCCACACCCAGGGCCTGCGGATAGAGACCGCTGCCGATGCTGCCGTGGCGCTGAAGCCTCTGGTCGGGAACTATGCCGCTAGCCTCTTTGCGTTCGGCCTTTTCAATGCCTCACTCTTTGCCGCCTGCATCCTCCCCTTGTCGACCACGTACTACATCTGCGAAGGGATGGGCTGGGAATCCGGGATCGACAAGGATTTCCGAGAGGCCCCCCAGTTCTTCTGGCTCTTCACGTTCATCATCATCCTGAGCGCCGCACTCATTCTCATCCCCAATACCCCGCTGATAACCATCATGTTCCTCTCCCAGGTGGTTAACGGTGTCATGCTCCCTTTCGTTCTGATTTTCATTCTGCTGCTCGTCAACAACAAACGACTGATGCAGAAATACCGGAACGGAATAATTTTCAATATTATCGCCTGGACCACGGTAGTAATCATGATCATCCTCACCCTGCTCATGACCCTGGATATGATTATCCCCAATGCAATCAACATGTTATTCGCGTTGTAA
- a CDS encoding CBS domain-containing protein, which yields MNGIVSELFVSSLLGKTVLSDLGQEIGTLRDLIMVPGETFPIVSHLLLKNRQGLCTASWEQISLFNRAVISLSQASATSLPTYCPSEGEILIKRDILDKQIVDVDGAKVVRVNDVKLGRFNDQLCIFSVDIGFRGLLRRLGYEGLGESVAHLLKQQIPTTEISWQFVQPLEMHTSRLALTVARDQMKELHPADLADIIEQIPVTNIQTVLSTIDTETTGDTLYELEPEFRNMVIQQLGSEQASDILEDMAPDEAADVLADLPEETAQELLGLMETDEAEEIQELMEHEEDSAGGLMNSEFLALASDMTVAEALRQVRLVAPDVETIYYAYLLDADERIEGVVSLKELLVNPPDCPLTEIMIDNVKSVKIDAEPEDIYEILSKYNLIAVPVLDEDGKMAGIVTVDDILQHFLSAITRRKRNLYH from the coding sequence ATGAACGGCATCGTCAGCGAACTGTTTGTCAGCTCTCTCTTGGGTAAGACCGTGCTCAGCGATCTCGGCCAGGAAATCGGTACGCTCCGCGATCTCATCATGGTACCCGGCGAAACCTTTCCCATTGTCTCCCACCTTCTGCTGAAAAATCGCCAAGGCCTGTGTACCGCAAGCTGGGAGCAGATTTCCCTCTTCAACCGGGCGGTTATCTCGTTATCACAGGCGTCTGCCACTTCTCTGCCGACCTATTGTCCCTCCGAAGGGGAGATCCTGATCAAACGCGACATCCTTGACAAACAGATCGTCGATGTTGATGGTGCCAAGGTTGTACGGGTCAATGACGTCAAGCTGGGACGCTTTAACGACCAGCTCTGCATATTCTCGGTAGACATCGGCTTTCGCGGGCTATTGCGAAGATTGGGCTACGAAGGGCTGGGAGAATCGGTGGCCCATCTCCTCAAGCAACAGATCCCCACCACTGAGATCAGCTGGCAGTTCGTGCAACCACTGGAGATGCACACGTCGCGACTGGCACTCACCGTGGCACGCGATCAGATGAAGGAGCTGCATCCGGCCGACCTTGCGGATATCATCGAGCAGATCCCGGTAACCAACATCCAGACCGTTCTGTCGACCATCGACACCGAGACCACCGGCGACACATTATATGAGCTGGAACCGGAATTCCGCAATATGGTGATCCAGCAGTTGGGAAGCGAGCAGGCCTCGGATATCCTCGAAGATATGGCACCTGATGAGGCTGCAGATGTTCTTGCCGACCTCCCGGAAGAAACGGCCCAGGAGCTTCTGGGGCTCATGGAAACCGACGAAGCCGAAGAGATCCAGGAACTGATGGAGCATGAGGAAGACTCTGCCGGCGGTCTCATGAATTCCGAGTTCCTCGCGCTCGCAAGTGACATGACCGTTGCCGAAGCCCTGCGCCAGGTGCGCCTCGTCGCTCCGGATGTGGAAACCATCTACTACGCCTATCTGCTGGATGCAGACGAGCGGATTGAAGGGGTCGTCAGTCTGAAGGAACTGCTCGTCAATCCGCCGGACTGCCCTTTGACGGAAATCATGATCGACAATGTCAAGAGCGTGAAGATCGATGCCGAACCGGAAGATATCTACGAGATTCTCTCTAAATACAATCTCATTGCCGTTCCCGTTCTCGATGAAGACGGGAAAATGGCGGGGATTGTCACTGTCGACGATATCCTGCAGCATTTCCTCTCTGCCATAACCAGACGCAAGCGCAATCTCTACCACTGA
- a CDS encoding DUF21 domain-containing protein, which yields MDTVTLELLLIFVLIIINGFFSCSEFAIISIRKSRVAQLVEEGDQRAKTVEELQQDPHRLLAIVQIGVTVVGSTASTVGGIIAVEHLRPALRLSSVALISNAAEPIAVTIVVALVSYFSLILGELVPKTIGLQYADTMALRVAGPIRFLERLCGVVVSVLTVSSKAVLRLFRIKGEERAFITREEVQLIVAEGHESGVFSASEHEYIKNIFDFTHTAVREVMVPRTRIAALDLDWQREEMLRFILENQYSRYPVFSGSIEKIVGFVHGKDFLGRMVNDQDFAIEAIIRPPFYVPEGKKVNELLKEMQRKRIHMALVVDEYGGISGLATTEDLLEELVGEIEDEHDVGEPRRVQKLADGSLIVDALISLSDLEDLLGIKLGEDLQYDTLAGLILDQLGRFPERGESVSWQGFRFICEEVKTTAIVRVRISKREEEATP from the coding sequence TTGGATACCGTGACTCTGGAATTGCTGCTGATTTTCGTCCTGATAATCATTAACGGTTTTTTTTCCTGCTCCGAATTTGCCATTATCTCCATCAGGAAAAGCCGGGTTGCGCAACTGGTTGAAGAAGGTGATCAACGGGCAAAAACGGTGGAAGAGCTGCAGCAAGACCCTCATCGCCTTCTTGCCATAGTCCAGATCGGCGTGACCGTCGTCGGTTCAACCGCCTCGACAGTCGGCGGTATTATTGCTGTTGAACACCTTCGGCCTGCGCTACGTCTCTCTTCGGTTGCACTGATCAGCAATGCGGCTGAACCGATCGCCGTTACCATCGTGGTTGCCCTGGTCTCCTATTTTTCACTGATTCTGGGGGAACTGGTTCCCAAGACCATCGGTCTCCAGTATGCCGATACCATGGCTCTGCGGGTTGCCGGTCCCATCAGGTTTCTGGAGCGGTTATGCGGGGTAGTGGTGAGCGTGTTGACCGTTTCCAGCAAGGCCGTTCTCCGTCTGTTCAGGATCAAGGGGGAAGAGCGTGCCTTCATAACCAGGGAAGAAGTCCAACTCATCGTTGCCGAGGGCCACGAAAGCGGAGTCTTCAGCGCCAGCGAACATGAATATATCAAAAACATCTTTGACTTTACCCACACGGCAGTGCGCGAAGTTATGGTACCACGTACCAGAATCGCGGCACTCGATCTCGACTGGCAGCGGGAAGAAATGCTTCGCTTTATTCTGGAAAACCAGTATTCCCGGTACCCGGTATTCAGCGGCAGTATTGAGAAGATTGTCGGCTTTGTCCATGGCAAGGATTTCCTCGGCAGGATGGTCAATGACCAGGATTTTGCTATCGAAGCGATCATCAGGCCGCCCTTTTATGTCCCGGAAGGGAAAAAGGTCAATGAACTGCTGAAGGAGATGCAGCGCAAACGGATTCATATGGCGTTGGTGGTAGATGAATATGGCGGGATCAGCGGTTTGGCTACCACCGAAGATCTGCTGGAGGAACTGGTGGGAGAGATTGAGGATGAGCATGATGTCGGAGAACCGCGTCGGGTGCAGAAACTGGCCGATGGCTCGCTGATCGTTGACGCACTCATCTCGTTGAGCGACCTGGAGGATCTGCTGGGGATCAAGCTGGGTGAGGACCTGCAGTATGATACCCTTGCCGGCCTCATTCTCGATCAGTTGGGCAGGTTCCCGGAACGGGGTGAATCCGTGTCGTGGCAGGGATTTCGTTTCATTTGCGAAGAGGTGAAGACAACCGCCATTGTTCGCGTACGGATCAGCAAACGAGAAGAGGAGGCGACTCCCTGA
- a CDS encoding TerC/Alx family metal homeostasis membrane protein, with amino-acid sequence MTGQTTMWLGFGIVITVMFVLDLGVFNRKSHEIRFREALAWTLTWVTLALAFNVWIYYSMGPTKAIEFFTGYLIEESLSVDNLFVFIMIFSYFHITKVHQPKILKWGIIGALLMRAVFIFTGIELIERFHWMIYLFGVILVVTGIKMAFGGEEKIEPEKNLLVRLVRRFVPITKRIRDDRFFIRRQGILAATPLFLALLVIESSDVIFAVDSIPAVLAVTHDPFIVYTSNVFAIMGLRSLYYLLAHVMEMFVYLKLGISFILTFVGVKMLLVDVWHIPIYFSLGVIVGSLAIAILTSITIGRHRHQTQH; translated from the coding sequence ATGACAGGACAGACAACCATGTGGCTCGGCTTCGGGATCGTAATAACGGTAATGTTCGTCCTCGACCTGGGCGTCTTTAACCGGAAAAGCCATGAGATCCGTTTCCGCGAGGCCCTTGCCTGGACACTCACCTGGGTTACCCTGGCGCTGGCGTTCAATGTCTGGATCTACTACAGTATGGGACCCACCAAGGCGATCGAGTTCTTCACCGGCTATCTCATCGAAGAATCGTTGTCAGTGGACAACCTGTTTGTCTTCATCATGATCTTCTCCTATTTCCACATCACCAAGGTCCATCAGCCCAAGATCCTCAAATGGGGTATCATCGGCGCCCTGCTGATGCGGGCCGTCTTCATCTTCACCGGCATCGAGCTGATCGAACGGTTTCACTGGATGATCTATCTGTTTGGCGTCATCCTGGTGGTAACCGGCATCAAGATGGCCTTTGGAGGGGAAGAGAAGATCGAACCGGAAAAGAACCTGCTGGTCAGACTGGTCCGCCGGTTTGTCCCGATTACCAAGAGAATTCGCGATGACCGCTTCTTTATCCGCCGCCAGGGGATCTTGGCCGCGACTCCCCTCTTCCTGGCCCTGCTGGTGATAGAGTCGAGCGACGTGATCTTTGCCGTCGACTCCATCCCGGCAGTCCTTGCGGTCACCCACGATCCCTTTATCGTCTATACCTCCAACGTATTTGCCATCATGGGGCTCCGCTCGCTCTACTACCTTCTTGCCCACGTCATGGAAATGTTCGTCTATCTCAAGCTCGGCATCTCGTTCATCCTGACCTTTGTCGGCGTCAAGATGCTGCTGGTGGATGTCTGGCACATCCCGATCTATTTCTCCCTCGGCGTGATTGTCGGCTCCCTGGCCATTGCCATTCTCACCTCGATCACCATCGGACGTCATCGACATCAGACGCAACACTGA
- a CDS encoding TonB family protein has translation MSLGSEEKSLNITLTISFLLHVLFLLLLVYLPPAEQKKETEPIMVDLEDLPQLKEQLPRGDEKAKRQAETRQRVPVESAPRGDQLRNRITPPPVAPRQPQAVPSPRIAEPSRQKPAKSEMPGDSLFRAKKEDLPDLAKLLPSANRLERLEENYRRKYEDEVKENDTKFLNTDDILFGSFLRRFETAVYNVWRYPPDAARLGIEGVVPVRITFNRKGEIQKAVVLESSGSIILDDEVRRALRQIGPIGALPKGYGKDEFHLIAFFHYGIVSGSSRGRLY, from the coding sequence ATGTCACTCGGTTCAGAAGAAAAATCCCTTAACATAACGCTGACCATATCGTTTCTGTTGCATGTCCTGTTTCTGCTGCTCCTTGTCTACCTTCCCCCGGCCGAGCAGAAGAAAGAGACCGAACCGATCATGGTTGACCTTGAGGATCTGCCGCAACTGAAAGAGCAACTCCCTCGCGGGGACGAAAAGGCAAAACGGCAGGCAGAGACCAGGCAACGGGTGCCGGTCGAATCTGCCCCGCGCGGGGACCAGCTGCGTAATCGCATCACTCCCCCTCCTGTGGCGCCACGGCAGCCGCAAGCCGTGCCTTCACCCCGGATCGCCGAACCTTCGAGGCAAAAGCCAGCGAAAAGTGAGATGCCCGGAGACAGCCTCTTCAGGGCGAAGAAAGAGGACTTGCCCGATCTGGCAAAGCTCCTTCCTTCCGCCAACCGTCTGGAGCGGCTAGAGGAGAACTATCGCAGGAAATATGAGGACGAGGTGAAGGAAAATGACACCAAGTTTCTCAATACCGATGATATCCTGTTCGGTTCGTTCCTGCGGAGATTTGAAACCGCGGTCTATAATGTCTGGCGATACCCACCCGATGCTGCACGGCTGGGAATAGAAGGGGTGGTCCCGGTCAGGATCACCTTCAACCGGAAGGGCGAGATACAAAAGGCGGTAGTCCTGGAGAGCTCGGGGAGCATCATCCTCGATGACGAGGTGCGTCGCGCGTTACGGCAGATCGGCCCGATCGGAGCTCTCCCCAAAGGCTACGGCAAGGACGAGTTCCATCTCATCGCGTTTTTCCATTATGGTATTGTCAGCGGGTCCAGCCGCGGCAGGCTCTATTGA